From Daucus carota subsp. sativus chromosome 6, DH1 v3.0, whole genome shotgun sequence, the proteins below share one genomic window:
- the LOC108227331 gene encoding MLO protein homolog 1-like, producing the protein MAGGSEDRSLQETPTWAVAIVCGVFVIISIIIEHGIHSLGKLFIKRKKKALNEALEKIKAELMLLGFISLLLTVGTTYVVKICIPIKLGDTFLPCEDYTKKSSNKGGSGDGGGDRRKLLSFAEEIMWRRALASEDEGEDYCAARGKVSLISYKGVHQLHIFIFILALLHVLYSVILVVLGQAKMKKWKSWEAETASLEYQFTTDPERFRFSHQTSFVKRHAIFFLMPGAKWIVAFFRQFFGSISKVDYMAIRTGFINANVAPNGQFNFHKYVKRSMEDDFKKVLGISLPLWGFALVFLLLNVYKWHTLVWLSMLPLLILLVVGTKLELVIMEMAQQIQDRTVIVRGAPVVQQSNQFFWFNRPKWILFLIHFTLFQNAFQIAFFLFTLIEFRHKTCFHQKLPSVVTRVVLGVGLQILCSYITFPLYALVTQMGSQMKKSIFEEQTSKALKKWHQSAKDNQKKLRKAREAASSGYACSENNTPSRGSSPVHLLHNHKCSSTDQSESIVHNALPCLSEIHHEDLEASNHETRQSGRQEIIKDSYGSTFSFEKL; encoded by the exons ATGGCAGGAGGTTCAGAAGATAGGTCACTACAAGAAACTCCAACATGGGCTGTTGCAATTGTGTGTGGAGTTTTTGTGATCATTTCTATTATTATTGAACATGGAATACACTCTCTGGGAAAG TTATTCATCAAGCGAAAGAAAAAGGCTTTGAATGAAGCCTTGGAGAAAATCAAAGCAG AACTGATGCTATTGGGATTCATATCACTACTGCTAACTGTTGGAACAACTTATGTTGTTAAAATATGCATCCCAATCAAGCTTGGAGACACCTTTCTCCCGTGTGAGGACTATACGAAGAAAAGCTCCAATAAAGGAGGCAGCGGAGATGGAGGGGGTGACCGAAGAAAGCTACTTTCGTTTGCTGAGGAGATTATGTGGCGTCGAGCTCTAGCATCTGAGGATGAGGGAGAGGACTATTGTGCTGCTAGA GGTAAAGTATCATTAATTTCGTACAAGGGGGTGCACCAATTGCATATATTCATATTCATCCTTGCGCTATTACATGTGCTCTACAGCGTTATCCTTGTGGTTCTAGGCCAAGCTAAA ATGAAGAAATGGAAGAGCTGGGAGGCTGAGACTGCCTCTTTGGAATACCAGTTTACAACTG ATCCAGAAAGATTTAGGTTCAGTCACCAGACATCCTTTGTTAAACGTCATGCTATATTCTTTTTAATGCCAGGTGCTAAATGGATT GTGGCATTCTTCAGACAATTTTTCGGTTCTATATCAAAGGTGGATTACATGGCCATTCGCACTGGATTTATCAAT GCAAATGTTGCTCCAAATGGCCAATTTAATTTCCATAAATACGTCAAAAGATCCATGGAAGACGACTTCAAGAAAGTTTTGGGTATAAG TTTACCATTGTGGGGTTTTGCACTTGTATTCTTGCTTCTAAATGTCTACA AATGGCATACACTAGTTTGGCTCTCCATGTTGCCGCTTCTG ATACTTCTGGTAGTGGGTACAAAACTAGAACTAGTGATCATGGAAATGGCACAACAAATCCAAGATCGGACAGTCATTGTAAGAGGAGCGCCTGTGGTACAACAAAGCAACCAGTTCTTCTGGTTTAATCGGCCTAAGTGGATTCTCTTCTTGATTCATTTTACCTTGTTTCAG AATGCATTTCAGATAGCATTCTTTCTATTCACTTTG ATTGAATTTCGACACAAAACATGTTTTCACCAGAAATTACCTTCCGTTGTGACCAGAGTTGTGCTCGGTGTGGGGCTTCAAATTTTGTGCAGCTACATTACTTTCCCTCTTTACGCTTTAGTCACCCAA ATGGGATCACAAATGAAAAAATCAATCTTCGAAGAACAGACATCAAAGGCTCTTAAGAAGTGGCATCAGTCTGCAAAAGACAATCAAAAGAAGCTAAGGAAAGCCAGGGAAGCAGCATCATCAGGATATGCTTGTAGTGAAAATAACACGCCAAGTCGAGGTTCATCACCGGTTCATTTACTTCACAATCACAAATGTAGTAGCACGGATCAAAGTGAAAGCATTGTTCATAATGCATTGCCCTGCTTGTCAGAGATTCATCATGAAGATCTTGAGGCATCGAATCATGAAACACGACAGTCTGGTCGacaagaaataattaaagattCATATGGTTCTACATTTTCCTTTGAAAAACTATAG